Proteins from a genomic interval of Streptomyces fodineus:
- a CDS encoding RNA polymerase sigma factor SigF — protein sequence MSPRLDASHTPHTPIATSTPPPEQLDHAIDPLDPVEGLPEIPPYDEIGPVDARALSKTLFERLESLEEGTYEYSYVRNTLVELNLALVKFAASRFRSRSEPMEDIIQVGTIGLIKAIDRFELARGVEFPTFAMPTIIGEIKRFFRDTSWSVRVPRRLQELRLDLAKAGDELAQRLDRAPTVPELAEKLGISNDEVVEGMAASNAYTASSLDAQPEEDETEGALADRIGYEDHGLEGIEYIESLKPLIAELPPRDRKILSLRFVANMTQSEIGEELGISQMHVSRLLSRTLVRLRKGLTIEE from the coding sequence ATGTCACCCCGGCTCGACGCATCGCATACACCGCATACCCCGATCGCGACGTCGACACCCCCACCGGAACAACTGGATCATGCCATCGATCCCCTCGACCCCGTCGAGGGACTCCCGGAGATCCCCCCGTACGACGAGATCGGCCCGGTCGATGCGCGGGCCTTGTCCAAAACCCTCTTCGAGCGCCTCGAATCGCTGGAGGAAGGGACGTACGAGTACTCGTACGTCCGCAACACGCTCGTCGAGCTGAACCTCGCGCTCGTCAAGTTCGCCGCCTCCCGTTTTCGCTCCCGCAGCGAGCCGATGGAGGACATCATCCAGGTCGGCACCATCGGCCTGATCAAGGCGATCGACCGCTTCGAACTCGCGCGCGGGGTCGAATTCCCGACCTTCGCGATGCCGACCATCATCGGCGAGATCAAGCGGTTCTTCCGGGACACCTCGTGGTCCGTGCGCGTGCCGCGCAGGCTGCAGGAGCTGCGCCTGGACCTGGCCAAGGCCGGGGACGAGCTGGCCCAGCGGCTGGACCGCGCCCCGACCGTCCCTGAGCTGGCCGAGAAGCTCGGCATCTCCAACGACGAGGTCGTCGAGGGCATGGCCGCCTCGAACGCCTACACCGCCTCCTCGCTGGACGCCCAGCCCGAGGAGGACGAGACCGAGGGTGCGCTGGCGGACCGCATCGGGTACGAGGACCACGGCCTCGAGGGCATCGAGTACATCGAGTCGCTCAAGCCCCTGATCGCCGAACTCCCGCCCCGGGACCGGAAGATCCTCTCCCTGCGGTTCGTGGCGAACATGACCCAGTCGGAGATCGGCGAGGAACTCGGCATCTCCCAGATGCACGTCTCCCGCCTGCTCTCGCGCACGCTGGTACGGCTGCGCAAGGGTCTGACGATCGAGGAGTGA
- a CDS encoding response regulator transcription factor — translation MTRVLLAEDDASISEPLARALRREGYEVEVREDGPTALDAGMQGGVDLVVLDLGLPGMDGLEVARRLRADGHTVPILILTARADEVDTVVGLDAGADDYVTKPFRLAELLARVRALLRRGAAEPQQPPATHGVRIDVESHRAWMGDEELQLTAKEFDLLRVLVRDAGRVVTRDQLMREVWDTTWWSSTKTLDMHISWLRKKLGDDAANPRFIATVRGVGFRFEKS, via the coding sequence ATGACCCGTGTACTGCTCGCCGAGGACGACGCGTCCATCTCGGAGCCGCTGGCCCGCGCCCTGCGCCGGGAAGGTTACGAGGTCGAGGTGCGCGAGGACGGACCCACCGCGCTGGACGCCGGGATGCAGGGCGGCGTCGATCTGGTCGTACTGGACCTGGGCCTGCCGGGCATGGACGGCCTGGAGGTCGCCCGAAGGCTGCGGGCCGACGGCCACACCGTGCCGATCCTCATCCTGACCGCGCGGGCCGACGAGGTGGACACCGTCGTCGGCCTGGACGCGGGCGCCGACGACTACGTCACCAAGCCCTTCCGGCTCGCCGAACTGCTCGCCCGGGTACGGGCGCTGCTCCGGCGCGGTGCCGCCGAGCCCCAGCAGCCGCCGGCCACGCACGGGGTGCGGATCGACGTCGAGTCGCACCGGGCGTGGATGGGCGACGAGGAACTCCAGCTCACCGCCAAGGAGTTCGACCTGCTGCGGGTTCTCGTCCGGGACGCCGGCCGGGTCGTCACGCGCGACCAGCTGATGCGTGAGGTCTGGGACACCACGTGGTGGTCGTCCACGAAGACCCTCGACATGCACATCTCCTGGCTGCGCAAGAAGCTCGGGGACGACGCGGCGAACCCTCGCTTCATCGCCACGGTGCGTGGAGTGGGCTTCCGCTTCGAGAAGAGCTGA
- a CDS encoding GtrA family protein, with protein sequence MEPRSSGLRRLVREVAKFGTVGVAGIFVNLGVFNLVRHVSDLPVVRASIIATVVAIAFNYVGFRYWTYRDRDKGGRTKELTLFLLFSAIGLVIENGVLYAATYGFGWDSPLQSNVSKFVGIGIATLFRFWSYRTWVFRVQPTQEAESILVAESKRPHTEPEPKSQRVP encoded by the coding sequence ATGGAACCTCGTTCCTCGGGGCTGCGACGGCTCGTACGCGAGGTGGCCAAGTTCGGCACCGTCGGCGTTGCGGGCATCTTCGTCAACCTCGGCGTGTTCAACCTGGTCCGCCACGTCTCCGACCTGCCGGTGGTGCGCGCCAGCATCATCGCGACGGTCGTCGCCATCGCGTTCAACTACGTCGGGTTCCGTTACTGGACGTACCGGGACCGCGACAAGGGCGGCCGTACCAAGGAGCTCACGCTCTTCCTCCTCTTCAGCGCGATCGGTCTGGTAATCGAGAACGGCGTGCTGTACGCGGCGACCTACGGGTTCGGCTGGGACAGCCCGCTGCAGAGCAACGTCTCCAAGTTCGTGGGCATCGGCATCGCCACCCTGTTCCGCTTCTGGTCGTACCGCACCTGGGTGTTCCGCGTGCAGCCGACGCAGGAGGCGGAGTCGATCCTGGTGGCCGAGTCGAAGAGGCCGCACACCGAGCCCGAGCCGAAGTCGCAGCGCGTTCCGTAA
- the purE gene encoding 5-(carboxyamino)imidazole ribonucleotide mutase: MSPVVGIVMGSDSDWPVMEAAAKALDEFEIAYEVDVVSAHRMPREMITYGEQAADRGLKVIIAGAGGAAHLPGMLASVTPLPVIGVPVPLKYLDGMDSLLSIVQMPAGVPVATVSVAGARNAGLLAARILAAHDEDLLHKMRDFQQDLNDQATEKGKRLRSKVEGQGHFGFGK, from the coding sequence ATGAGCCCTGTTGTTGGCATCGTCATGGGGTCGGACTCCGACTGGCCCGTCATGGAGGCCGCCGCCAAGGCCCTGGACGAGTTCGAGATCGCGTACGAGGTCGACGTCGTCTCCGCGCACCGCATGCCCCGCGAGATGATCACGTACGGCGAGCAGGCCGCCGACCGCGGGCTGAAGGTGATCATCGCCGGTGCGGGCGGCGCCGCCCACCTGCCCGGCATGCTCGCCTCCGTCACCCCGCTGCCGGTCATCGGCGTACCGGTGCCGCTGAAGTACCTCGACGGCATGGACTCGCTGCTGTCCATCGTGCAGATGCCGGCCGGGGTGCCCGTCGCCACCGTCTCCGTCGCCGGTGCCCGCAACGCCGGTCTCCTCGCGGCCCGCATCCTCGCCGCGCACGACGAGGACCTGCTGCACAAGATGCGCGACTTCCAGCAGGACCTCAACGACCAGGCCACCGAGAAGGGCAAGCGCCTGCGTTCCAAGGTCGAGGGCCAGGGCCACTTCGGCTTCGGGAAGTGA
- a CDS encoding STAS domain-containing protein: MDHGTVGSAQSGRLLVEVREEGSSAVVTPAGELDHHTADLLREPLDDLLAKGFSRLVVDCTRLEFCDSTGLNVLLGTRLKAEAAGGGVHLAGMQPVVARVFEITGAEAVFTVHDSVASALADGAD; the protein is encoded by the coding sequence ATGGACCACGGGACGGTCGGCAGCGCACAGTCGGGCCGGCTTCTGGTGGAGGTGCGTGAAGAGGGCTCCAGCGCCGTTGTGACACCGGCGGGTGAGCTCGATCACCACACCGCCGATCTTCTGCGCGAGCCCCTCGACGACCTCCTGGCCAAGGGCTTCTCGCGCCTCGTCGTGGACTGCACACGCCTGGAGTTCTGCGACTCCACGGGGCTGAACGTGCTGCTCGGCACCCGGCTGAAGGCGGAGGCCGCCGGAGGCGGGGTCCACCTGGCCGGAATGCAGCCGGTGGTCGCCCGTGTGTTCGAGATCACGGGGGCCGAGGCGGTCTTCACCGTGCACGACTCCGTGGCGTCGGCCCTGGCCGACGGCGCCGACTGA
- a CDS encoding 5-(carboxyamino)imidazole ribonucleotide synthase yields MTFPVVGMVGGGQLARMTHEAGIPLGIRFKLLSDTPQDSAAQVVSDVVIGDYRDLDTLREFARGCDVITFDHEHVPTEHLRALEADGIPVRPGPDALVHAQDKGVMRAKLDLIGIPCPRHRIVADPEDVVRFAAEGDGFPVVLKTVRGGYDGKGVWVVETAEEATEPFRAGVPVLAEEKVDYVRELAANVVRSPHGQAVAYPVVESRQVGGVCDTVIAPAPGLDESLALEAERMALTIAKELGVVGHLAVELFQTRDGRVLVNELAMRPHNSGHWTQDGAITSQFANHVRAVLDLPLGDPRPRAKWTVMVNVLGGDYPDMYSAYLHCMARDPKLKIHMYGKDVKPGRKVGHVNTYGDDLDDVLERARHAAGYLRGTITE; encoded by the coding sequence GTGACGTTCCCGGTAGTCGGCATGGTCGGCGGGGGGCAGCTCGCGCGTATGACGCACGAGGCGGGCATCCCGTTGGGCATCAGGTTCAAGCTCCTCAGTGACACCCCTCAGGATTCCGCGGCGCAGGTCGTGAGCGATGTCGTGATCGGCGACTATCGCGATCTGGACACGCTGCGTGAGTTCGCGCGGGGGTGCGATGTGATCACCTTCGATCACGAACATGTACCCACCGAGCACCTCAGGGCCCTGGAGGCGGACGGCATCCCCGTGCGTCCGGGGCCCGACGCGCTGGTGCACGCCCAGGACAAGGGTGTGATGCGCGCGAAGCTCGACTTGATCGGCATCCCGTGCCCGCGGCACCGGATCGTCGCCGACCCGGAGGACGTGGTCCGGTTCGCGGCGGAGGGGGACGGCTTCCCGGTCGTCCTCAAGACCGTCCGCGGCGGCTACGACGGCAAGGGTGTGTGGGTCGTGGAGACCGCCGAGGAGGCCACCGAGCCGTTCCGGGCCGGCGTCCCGGTCCTCGCCGAGGAGAAGGTCGACTACGTCCGCGAGCTCGCCGCCAACGTCGTACGCTCCCCGCACGGCCAGGCCGTCGCCTACCCGGTGGTGGAGTCCCGGCAGGTGGGCGGCGTCTGCGACACGGTCATAGCCCCGGCGCCCGGCCTGGACGAATCCCTCGCCCTCGAGGCCGAGCGGATGGCCCTGACCATCGCCAAGGAACTCGGCGTCGTCGGGCACCTCGCGGTCGAGCTGTTCCAGACCCGCGACGGCCGTGTCCTCGTCAACGAGCTGGCCATGCGCCCGCACAACTCCGGACACTGGACCCAGGACGGCGCGATCACCTCGCAGTTCGCCAACCACGTCCGCGCGGTCCTCGACCTGCCGCTCGGCGACCCGCGCCCGCGCGCCAAGTGGACGGTGATGGTCAACGTCCTGGGTGGCGACTACCCGGACATGTACTCCGCGTACTTGCACTGCATGGCCCGCGACCCCAAGCTCAAGATCCACATGTACGGCAAGGATGTGAAGCCCGGCCGAAAGGTCGGACACGTCAACACCTACGGCGACGACCTGGACGACGTGCTGGAGCGCGCCCGTCACGCAGCCGGCTATCTGAGAGGCACCATCACCGAATGA
- a CDS encoding RICIN domain-containing protein, whose product MSQGDEAETGGTGAGTEYEDAPDARLAELLRSPTATAYPALQELRRRHHPAVLAYARLCAASESAARRLAAEALTTAARETARGVDPAVPLRHRLLLLAVRLAAGWAHDERSAGVDPGMLLVLNASGLPDGPTPPLLPAFRSLPSRAQGLIWYGVVEEEPQERTAAFLGLSRADVAYGTPQALKALAQACLRERLAASEDPRCADFRRLIEEAVRPDGPRYSADLDAHMAHCPHCTAAFEELRALRDTPRQTLAEGLLPWNGAAYLRGEEPAAAPAPPAARTAWPPRRPVLLASAALGVALTPLLVFLLTPAHPDDQQPTAATPTPPPVTVTATVSVTPSPSPTPSPTKSPSNSPSPTPASARPSTHPPHTRRPTPEPTPSFAPPGTSFAQVVNLATGRCLDIRDGDLSPGNDVVTAPCSSADTQRWRFDTYLGVLRSGADDRFCLDSRGSTDRGVGIWECDSVYGDNGENVRFTIGPDGTIRPDIAIETAVTPDGRYGVSLQPLDGSRAQRWRAGAG is encoded by the coding sequence ATGTCCCAGGGGGACGAGGCCGAAACGGGCGGGACCGGGGCGGGCACGGAGTACGAGGACGCGCCGGACGCCCGGCTGGCCGAATTGCTGCGCTCCCCCACGGCGACGGCGTACCCGGCCCTGCAGGAACTGCGCCGCCGGCACCACCCGGCGGTCCTGGCCTACGCCCGGCTGTGCGCCGCGAGCGAGTCCGCCGCCCGCCGGCTGGCGGCCGAGGCCCTCACCACGGCGGCCCGCGAGACGGCCCGGGGCGTCGACCCGGCCGTCCCGCTGCGCCACCGGCTCCTGCTGCTGGCCGTCCGGCTGGCCGCCGGCTGGGCACACGACGAGCGCTCGGCAGGGGTCGACCCCGGCATGCTGCTCGTACTGAACGCGTCCGGCCTGCCCGACGGCCCCACCCCGCCCCTCCTCCCGGCATTCCGCTCGCTGCCGTCCCGCGCCCAGGGCCTGATCTGGTACGGCGTGGTGGAGGAGGAGCCGCAGGAACGGACCGCCGCCTTCCTCGGCCTGAGCCGGGCGGACGTGGCCTACGGCACCCCGCAGGCCCTCAAGGCGCTGGCCCAGGCCTGCCTCCGCGAGCGTCTCGCCGCGTCCGAAGACCCCCGGTGCGCCGACTTCCGCCGGCTGATCGAGGAGGCGGTACGGCCGGACGGCCCGCGCTACAGCGCCGACCTGGACGCCCACATGGCCCACTGCCCGCACTGCACGGCCGCGTTCGAGGAACTGCGGGCCCTGCGGGACACGCCCCGGCAGACGCTGGCGGAGGGACTGCTGCCGTGGAACGGAGCGGCGTACCTCCGCGGCGAGGAGCCGGCGGCCGCCCCCGCTCCCCCGGCCGCCCGGACGGCCTGGCCGCCCCGGCGCCCCGTCCTGCTGGCCTCGGCGGCCCTCGGCGTGGCCCTGACCCCGCTCCTGGTGTTCCTGCTCACCCCGGCACACCCCGACGACCAGCAGCCGACGGCCGCGACACCCACGCCGCCGCCGGTGACGGTGACGGCCACGGTCTCGGTCACCCCGTCGCCGTCGCCGACGCCCTCCCCCACCAAGTCCCCGTCGAACTCGCCCTCCCCCACGCCGGCTTCGGCCCGCCCGAGCACGCACCCGCCGCACACCCGGAGGCCCACGCCCGAACCGACGCCCTCGTTCGCGCCGCCCGGCACCTCCTTCGCCCAGGTGGTGAACCTGGCGACGGGCCGCTGCCTGGACATCCGCGACGGCGATCTGTCGCCGGGCAACGACGTCGTCACGGCCCCCTGCTCCTCCGCCGACACCCAGCGCTGGAGGTTCGACACCTACCTGGGCGTGCTGCGCTCGGGAGCCGACGACCGCTTCTGCCTGGACAGCCGGGGCTCGACCGACCGGGGTGTCGGCATCTGGGAGTGCGACTCGGTCTACGGCGACAACGGCGAGAACGTCCGCTTCACCATCGGCCCCGACGGCACGATCCGCCCGGACATCGCCATCGAGACGGCGGTGACACCGGACGGGCGGTACGGGGTGTCGCTGCAGCCGTTGGACGGCAGCCGGGCGCAGCGGTGGCGGGCGGGGGCAGGCTGA
- a CDS encoding ATP-binding protein — protein MRRRLIQSTLAVVLVVIAVFGISLVIVETRTISNSAQERVDSEAIRLASIVDSRVLAAENVNADVLRNPVSKEQYAVIRMPGHTPIEIGTKPQGDVIRSTQQGEEGETVTVQEPRSAVTREVGRTLLIIGLVALLAVVAAVLLAVRQANRLASPLTDLAETAERLGSGDPRPRHKRYGVPELDRVADVLDSSAERIGRMLTAERRLAADASHQLRTPLTALSMRLEEITLTDDPDIVKEEANVALAQVERLTDVVERLLTNSRDPRTGSAVTFDLDEVIQQQLAEWRPAYRSAGRAIVSSGKRHLHAVGTPGAVAQVLAALIENSLMHGGGTVALRTRVTGNQAVVEVTDEGPGVPADLGARIFERTISGRNSTGIGLAVARDLAEADGGRLELLQAQPPVFGLFLSRTPPARKTEEERPTVR, from the coding sequence ATGCGCCGACGTCTCATCCAGTCCACCCTCGCCGTCGTCCTCGTGGTGATCGCCGTCTTCGGTATCTCCCTGGTGATCGTCGAGACGCGGACGATCAGCAACAGCGCCCAGGAGCGGGTGGATTCCGAGGCGATCCGGCTGGCCAGCATCGTGGACAGCAGGGTCCTCGCCGCGGAGAACGTCAACGCGGACGTGCTGCGCAATCCGGTCAGCAAGGAGCAGTACGCGGTCATCCGCATGCCCGGTCACACGCCGATCGAGATCGGCACCAAGCCCCAGGGTGATGTGATCCGCAGCACGCAGCAGGGCGAGGAGGGCGAGACCGTCACCGTGCAGGAGCCGCGCTCCGCGGTGACCCGCGAGGTCGGCCGGACCCTGCTGATCATCGGCCTGGTGGCGCTGCTCGCGGTGGTCGCGGCCGTGCTGCTCGCCGTACGGCAGGCCAACCGGCTCGCCTCCCCGCTGACCGACCTCGCCGAGACCGCCGAACGGCTCGGCTCCGGAGACCCGCGCCCGCGGCACAAGCGGTACGGCGTCCCCGAGCTGGACCGGGTCGCCGATGTGCTGGACTCCTCGGCCGAGCGGATCGGGCGCATGCTCACGGCCGAGCGGCGCCTGGCCGCCGATGCCTCCCACCAGCTGCGCACCCCGCTGACCGCGCTGTCGATGCGCCTCGAGGAGATCACCCTCACCGACGACCCGGACATCGTGAAGGAAGAGGCGAACGTCGCGCTCGCCCAGGTCGAGCGGCTCACGGACGTGGTCGAGCGGCTGCTGACGAACTCCCGGGACCCGCGCACCGGCTCCGCCGTCACCTTCGACCTGGACGAGGTCATCCAGCAGCAGCTCGCCGAGTGGCGGCCCGCCTACCGCAGCGCCGGCCGCGCCATCGTCAGCTCCGGCAAGCGGCATCTGCACGCCGTCGGCACGCCGGGCGCGGTCGCCCAGGTGCTGGCGGCGCTGATCGAGAACTCCCTGATGCACGGGGGCGGCACGGTCGCGCTGCGCACCCGGGTCACCGGCAACCAGGCCGTGGTGGAGGTCACCGACGAAGGTCCGGGTGTCCCGGCCGACCTCGGCGCGCGCATTTTCGAGCGGACGATCAGCGGCCGCAACTCCACGGGGATCGGCCTCGCCGTCGCCCGTGATCTCGCGGAGGCCGACGGCGGCCGCCTGGAGTTGCTCCAGGCCCAGCCGCCGGTGTTCGGTCTGTTCCTCTCGCGTACGCCGCCGGCCCGCAAGACGGAGGAAGAGCGGCCGACGGTGCGCTGA
- a CDS encoding ATP-binding protein: protein MMTTRPYPPGDRGPEPSGASGASEGGTPAAEVPTGAAAPSVPSGSADGTRGTGAPQVRRIGLRGESGVVPLARDFARQALYAWGWLPAAGADQRAAAEDVLLVVSELVTNACLHAEGPDELLLACDSKVIRVEVSDRGTGQPAPRTPHRAGRPGGHGMFIVQRLCLDWGVVRTAGRPGKTVWAELGGTA, encoded by the coding sequence CTGATGACCACCCGGCCTTACCCGCCGGGCGACCGCGGCCCGGAGCCCAGCGGCGCTTCCGGGGCGTCCGAGGGGGGCACACCGGCCGCCGAGGTGCCCACGGGGGCAGCCGCGCCGTCCGTGCCGTCCGGGTCCGCCGACGGCACTCGGGGCACCGGCGCCCCACAGGTCCGCAGGATCGGTCTGCGGGGCGAGAGCGGGGTCGTCCCGCTCGCCCGTGACTTCGCCCGCCAGGCGCTGTACGCATGGGGCTGGCTGCCCGCCGCCGGCGCCGACCAGCGGGCCGCGGCCGAGGACGTGCTGCTCGTCGTCTCCGAGCTGGTCACCAACGCCTGCCTGCACGCCGAAGGGCCGGACGAACTGCTCCTGGCCTGCGACAGCAAGGTGATCCGGGTCGAGGTCTCGGACCGCGGCACCGGCCAGCCGGCCCCCCGCACCCCGCACCGCGCCGGCCGCCCCGGCGGCCACGGCATGTTCATCGTGCAGCGGCTCTGCCTGGACTGGGGCGTCGTCCGCACCGCGGGCCGACCGGGCAAGACGGTGTGGGCGGAACTGGGCGGCACGGCCTGA
- a CDS encoding peptide MFS transporter: MASSLTKDSVRPGTPGAEKTFFGHPRGLATLFMTEMWERFSYYGMRALLPLYLVAPGGLHMSAGTATAIYSVYVSLVYLLALPGGWVADRFLGPRKTVAVAGIIIMLGHLCLALPVAASFFVGLGLVAIGSGLLKANISTMVGHLYKGPDDPRRDGGFTLFYIGINLGAFAAPLVIGTVGENVNWHLGFALAALGMALGLAQYLLGGRHLNPKSSEVPTPLTPAEKSATLRKGLTWLAIAAVFYGVVGGTGHFTLNWALIPLTLVGLIVPILVIARIRRDKDLDAGEKSKVSAYVWFFVAAAVFWMIYDQGGSTLSLFADGSAKNSIAGWTFPVSWYQSVNPVMIMALAPVFAWLWLWLNRRGKEPSTIVKFASGLVLIGASFFLFLAPLSIAEGGHKAAAMWLVAIYFVQTVGELTLSPVGLSVTTKMAPKKYASQMMGVWFLAVTAGDSITALVSNPAIGGVNLDKMGFVALEAVLAVLAGGAVWMYRRKVNKLMGDVH; encoded by the coding sequence ATGGCGTCCAGCCTGACGAAGGACTCGGTCCGCCCGGGCACCCCCGGTGCCGAGAAGACCTTCTTCGGCCACCCCCGCGGCCTGGCCACTCTCTTCATGACCGAGATGTGGGAGCGATTCTCCTACTACGGCATGAGGGCTCTGCTCCCGCTGTACCTGGTGGCCCCGGGCGGCCTGCACATGAGCGCGGGCACGGCCACCGCGATCTACTCGGTGTACGTGTCGCTCGTGTACCTGCTCGCCCTGCCCGGCGGCTGGGTCGCGGACCGCTTCCTCGGCCCCCGCAAGACGGTCGCCGTCGCGGGCATCATCATCATGCTCGGCCACCTGTGCCTCGCGCTGCCCGTGGCCGCCAGCTTCTTCGTCGGCCTGGGTCTCGTCGCCATCGGTTCGGGTCTGCTGAAGGCCAACATCTCCACGATGGTCGGCCACCTCTACAAGGGCCCGGACGACCCGCGCCGGGACGGTGGCTTCACCCTCTTCTACATCGGCATCAACCTCGGTGCCTTCGCCGCCCCGCTGGTCATCGGCACCGTCGGTGAGAACGTCAACTGGCACCTGGGCTTCGCGCTCGCCGCGCTCGGCATGGCGCTGGGCCTGGCCCAGTACCTGCTCGGCGGCCGCCACCTGAACCCGAAGAGCAGCGAGGTCCCGACCCCGCTGACCCCCGCGGAGAAGTCCGCCACCCTGCGCAAGGGCCTGACCTGGCTCGCCATCGCCGCGGTCTTCTACGGCGTCGTCGGCGGCACCGGTCACTTCACCCTGAACTGGGCGCTGATCCCGCTCACCCTCGTCGGTCTGATCGTGCCGATCCTGGTCATCGCCCGTATCCGCCGGGACAAGGACCTGGACGCGGGCGAGAAGTCGAAGGTGTCGGCGTACGTCTGGTTCTTCGTCGCCGCCGCCGTCTTCTGGATGATCTACGACCAGGGTGGTTCGACCCTGTCGCTCTTCGCGGACGGCTCGGCCAAGAACTCGATCGCCGGCTGGACGTTCCCGGTCTCCTGGTACCAGTCGGTCAACCCGGTCATGATCATGGCCCTGGCGCCCGTCTTCGCCTGGCTGTGGCTGTGGCTGAACCGGCGCGGCAAGGAGCCGAGCACGATCGTGAAGTTCGCCTCCGGCCTGGTGCTGATCGGCGCGTCCTTCTTCCTCTTCCTCGCCCCGCTGTCGATCGCCGAGGGCGGTCACAAGGCCGCGGCGATGTGGCTGGTCGCGATCTACTTCGTGCAGACCGTCGGTGAGCTGACGCTGTCGCCGGTGGGTCTGTCGGTGACGACGAAGATGGCGCCGAAGAAGTACGCCTCGCAGATGATGGGCGTGTGGTTCCTCGCGGTCACCGCGGGCGACTCGATCACCGCGCTGGTGTCCAACCCGGCCATCGGCGGCGTCAACCTCGACAAGATGGGCTTCGTCGCCCTGGAGGCCGTCCTCGCCGTGCTCGCCGGTGGAGCGGTGTGGATGTACCGCAGGAAGGTCAACAAGCTGATGGGCGACGTGCACTAG
- a CDS encoding LPXTG cell wall anchor domain-containing protein, translating into MSYPKRTAALASAAALAGSAVLLCAPAAHADVVDVNYRCQTPIGVKSAVSPIDIKGVKSGSGYQITMSWQKGVSSSPVELGKGAMTPSASIELGGADSGTLPVSGPPNAAAIPANTPIKISDLSGTYTPKKTGKVTFTPGTLVIKALGTTTTCAPTNSPKPGLTLDVTAAGGSGSSSSSSSSSSSSSSSSGGQLPQTGPQDSAIALGTLGGTVLLAGAAGTLWLTRRGQPTRR; encoded by the coding sequence GTGTCGTACCCGAAACGAACCGCCGCGCTCGCGTCCGCCGCGGCCCTGGCCGGCTCGGCGGTGCTGCTGTGCGCACCGGCCGCCCATGCCGACGTCGTCGACGTCAACTACCGCTGTCAGACACCGATCGGCGTCAAGAGCGCCGTCTCGCCCATCGACATCAAGGGCGTCAAGAGCGGCAGCGGTTACCAGATCACCATGTCCTGGCAGAAGGGCGTCTCCTCCAGCCCCGTCGAGCTGGGCAAGGGCGCGATGACCCCGAGCGCCAGTATCGAGCTGGGCGGCGCCGACAGCGGCACGCTGCCGGTCAGCGGGCCGCCCAACGCTGCCGCGATCCCCGCCAACACGCCCATCAAGATCAGCGACTTGAGCGGCACGTACACGCCGAAGAAGACCGGCAAGGTCACGTTCACGCCGGGCACGCTCGTCATCAAGGCGCTCGGTACGACGACGACCTGCGCGCCGACCAACAGTCCCAAACCCGGGCTGACACTGGACGTGACGGCGGCGGGCGGCTCCGGCTCCTCGTCCTCTTCATCCTCTTCATCCTCTTCATCCTCCTCGTCCTCGGGCGGCCAGCTCCCGCAGACCGGCCCGCAGGACTCCGCGATCGCCCTCGGCACACTCGGCGGCACGGTCCTCCTCGCCGGCGCGGCGGGCACCCTCTGGCTGACCCGACGCGGCCAGCCCACACGCCGCTGA